One Candidatus Aegiribacteria sp. genomic window carries:
- a CDS encoding rod shape-determining protein MreC encodes MSNKGKRLLLYVVLSIILLLIGPVLLGGLGSWMGARFSTMFFNRSDSPVLDELRDDIIQLMLENAILREEAIKVDQYRILLGITRTGNRDALPARVLYRSEGLVTGTMVVDRGFRDRVVLNSVCISSRGLVGIVSSVQERTSEILPVTNPSVNVSCVTWPSGAYGILQSSSTGDLQLVHVDLTSGVEIGDRVLTSRFGGVYPDGLLVGKVMRVSSGESGLALKLDIESAVDFRNTGEVLILLPDETSSSHTQQ; translated from the coding sequence ATGAGTAATAAAGGGAAAAGATTGCTTCTGTACGTTGTGCTTTCAATAATACTGCTCTTGATCGGACCTGTTCTTCTTGGAGGACTGGGAAGCTGGATGGGAGCCAGATTTTCAACAATGTTCTTCAATCGTTCTGATTCTCCGGTTTTGGATGAACTCAGGGATGATATCATTCAGTTGATGCTTGAAAATGCCATTCTCAGAGAAGAAGCAATTAAAGTAGATCAATACCGAATTCTGCTTGGTATTACGCGGACGGGTAACAGAGATGCTCTTCCAGCAAGAGTTCTTTATAGATCAGAGGGTCTTGTTACCGGAACCATGGTCGTCGATCGAGGTTTTCGTGATAGAGTTGTGTTGAACTCCGTTTGTATCTCATCCAGAGGTCTGGTCGGAATAGTGAGTTCCGTACAGGAGAGAACAAGTGAGATTCTGCCTGTTACCAATCCCTCTGTTAATGTCAGCTGTGTAACATGGCCATCAGGCGCCTATGGAATTCTGCAGTCATCTTCAACCGGAGATCTGCAGCTTGTGCATGTTGATCTAACGAGTGGTGTAGAAATCGGAGACAGAGTGCTTACATCAAGATTTGGCGGTGTATATCCTGATGGACTTCTTGTCGGCAAAGTAATGAGAGTTTCGTCCGGGGAATCAGGGCTCGCGCTTAAGCTTGATATCGAATCAGCGGTTGATTTCAGAAATACCGGTGAGGTTCTGATACTTCTTCCAGACGAGACTTCTTCCAGTCATACGCAGCAGTAA